A genomic stretch from Halalkalibacillus sediminis includes:
- the yfmF gene encoding EF-P 5-aminopentanol modification-associated protein YfmF: MEALKPKQIDQSNYRLHFLRTKKFKTNTIALKFSSPLDRKTITERALLPFIMQKGTENYPSELELRLKLDEMYGAKFSINSGKKGENHVITVVLDFANDQFIPEEDQLVKKAISFLYEVVANPKINDNSFDPTIVEREKETLKNKIQSIIDEKMQYANMRLIDNMCENEKFGIHSHGYLEDLPNVNGSTLVETYQSMLNNDSLDIFVVGDFNEDDVNEQFINTFTMNRTPRQESFSSDHKEVSEVNEVVEEQKLQQAKLHLGFRTMTTFKDEDYRALQVFNGIFGGYPHSKLFMNVREKHSLAYYAASRIESNKGLLFVFSGIAPDQYDLAKKIIIEQFEDMKAGKITDEELEQTKKAIIHQVKETIDRAGGMVEWFYQQSIGGSEKSIETVFDEINQVTIEDIVKMANKVQLDTVYLLTATGGEKDE; encoded by the coding sequence ATGGAAGCACTCAAGCCTAAACAGATCGATCAATCGAATTATCGATTACACTTTTTGCGAACAAAAAAGTTTAAAACCAATACGATCGCATTGAAATTTTCGAGTCCTCTTGATCGAAAGACTATTACTGAGCGAGCATTATTGCCGTTCATTATGCAAAAAGGGACAGAAAATTATCCGTCGGAGTTGGAATTAAGACTTAAACTGGACGAAATGTATGGAGCGAAGTTCTCCATCAATAGCGGAAAAAAGGGTGAAAATCATGTCATTACAGTAGTCCTGGATTTTGCTAATGACCAGTTCATCCCTGAAGAAGATCAGCTTGTAAAAAAAGCAATCAGTTTTCTTTATGAAGTAGTAGCCAATCCTAAAATCAACGACAATTCTTTCGATCCCACGATTGTGGAACGTGAAAAAGAAACATTGAAAAATAAAATACAATCCATCATCGATGAAAAAATGCAATATGCTAATATGCGTCTCATAGACAATATGTGTGAGAATGAAAAATTTGGTATTCATAGTCATGGATACTTGGAGGATTTACCAAACGTAAACGGCTCTACATTAGTGGAAACATACCAATCAATGTTGAATAACGATTCTTTAGATATCTTTGTAGTCGGTGATTTTAATGAAGATGATGTGAATGAACAATTCATTAATACTTTTACGATGAACAGGACCCCAAGACAAGAAAGTTTTTCTTCGGATCATAAAGAGGTGTCTGAAGTTAATGAGGTTGTTGAGGAACAAAAGCTTCAGCAAGCAAAACTGCACTTAGGTTTTAGAACAATGACGACATTCAAAGATGAGGATTATCGGGCGCTACAGGTATTTAATGGTATTTTTGGTGGCTACCCTCACTCAAAACTATTTATGAATGTTAGAGAAAAACATTCTCTTGCCTATTACGCAGCATCCAGAATCGAAAGTAATAAGGGATTATTATTTGTGTTTAGTGGTATAGCTCCCGATCAATATGATTTAGCTAAAAAAATTATAATTGAACAGTTTGAAGATATGAAAGCCGGTAAGATCACAGATGAAGAATTAGAGCAGACGAAAAAAGCAATCATTCACCAAGTTAAGGAAACGATTGACCGTGCGGGTGGAATGGTTGAATGGTTTTATCAGCAATCGATTGGTGGATCCGAGAAGTCGATTGAAACAGTATTCGATGAAATCAATCAAGTGACTATAGAAGACATTGTAAAAATGGCGAACAAAGTGCAGTTAGATACTGTCTATTTATTGACAGCTACCGGAGGTGAGAAAGATGAATAA